In the genome of Magnolia sinica isolate HGM2019 chromosome 2, MsV1, whole genome shotgun sequence, one region contains:
- the LOC131235682 gene encoding uncharacterized protein LOC131235682 — protein sequence MEVVIPVADFHFDSTTSSPYISAPSSPKRFGDLLYYSAPTSPSRISAIYSEFNTSHSSIPFDWEEKPGTPKSTIPRNTNNDNDNDNEDEEADYDFAFDFSGQLETPPLTAAEELFDGGKIRPLKPPPRLQFGERSPVSSPKSPKRIFRNAFSPKAKKEFDPFAKAIEETRKRSVRERGREREPALNPSNSIRRAARSHSPLRVSDPKPETSSSALKGSNKKWRLKDFLLFRSASEGSSTDKDPLRKYRLLSKKGKEDLKNASFRSTDSGGSVSGSRRGGPVSAHELHYTANRAVSEEMKKKTFLPYRQGLLGCMGFNPTAHGIAKGFHSITRG from the coding sequence ATGGAAGTAGTAATCCCTGTCGCGGATTTCCATTTCGACAGCACCACCTCTTCTCCGTACATCAGCGCTCCTTCATCTCCCAAACGTTTCGGCGATCTATTATACTATAGTGCTCCCACCAGCCCTTCTCGCATCTCTGCCATCTACTCCGAATTCAACACTAGTCATTCTTCCATCCCCTTCGATTGGGAGGAAAAGCCCGGTACACCCAAATCCACCATACCCCGCAACACCAATAACGACAACGACAACGACAACGAAGATGAAGAAGCTGACTATGATTTCGCCTTTGATTTCAGCGGCCAGTTGGAGACACCTCCTCTCACAGCAGCCGAAGAGCTCTTCGACGGAGGCAAGATCCGCCCTTTGAAGCCTCCACCAAGATTACAGTTTGGAGAGAGGAGCCCTGTCTCATCGCCCAAATCGCCGAAACGGATTTTCCGAAACGCCTTCTCTCCGAAAGCTAAAAAGGAATTCGACCCATTTGCAAAGGCTATCGAAGAAACCCGAAAACGGTCTGTGAGAGAGCGCGGGAGAGAAAGGGAGCCGGCTTTGAATCCTTCCAATTCAATCCGGAGAGCGGCGAGATCGCACTCGCCGCTTCGGGTTTCAGATCCGAAACCCGAAACGTCTTCTTCGGCATTGAAGGGCAGCAATAAGAAATGGAGATTGAAAGATTTTCTACTGTTCCGGAGCGCGTCGGAGGGAAGCTCGACGGACAAAGATCCACTGAGAAAATACAGACTTCTATCGAAGAAGGGAAAAGAGGATCTAAAGAACGCGAGCTTCCGGTCGACTGACAGCGGCGGTTCGGTTTCTGGTTCGAGGAGGGGCGGGCCGGTCTCGGCTCACGAGCTGCATTACACGGCGAACCGGGCGGTCTCTGAGGAGATGAAAAAGAAAACGTTCCTGCCGTACAGGCAAGGGCTGCTGGGGTGCATGGGCTTCAATCCAACGGCCCATGGGATCGCTAAGGGGTTTCATTCGATTACACGTGGATGA